In the genome of Croceimicrobium hydrocarbonivorans, one region contains:
- a CDS encoding malectin domain-containing carbohydrate-binding protein, protein MTFTLPAQVNFSSGGLSGVSITNPTSLDFGPDGRLYVSVQSGEIYAYTVQRQSNGTYQVLSTETILAIKQIQNHNDDGTLHATVQRQITGLLVDGTAGQPIIYVASSDYRIGGGGGGSDKNLDSNSGMISKLIWDGTTWQRIDLVRGLARSEENHATNGLQLDKQNNILYIAAGGNTNAGSPSNNFAFLNEYALSAAILSVDLNVLDAMPVLTDAQGAQYVYDLPTLDDPTRANANGIDDPNQAGYDGIDINDPFGGNDGLNQAKWVVNGPVQVYASGFRNAYDIVLMEDGRMYTWDNGANQGWGGHPDNEGVGTATNKWVVGEPGSTGPGPNDAMVNNKDGLHFISGAGYYGGHPNPVRANPLGAGLFTHDHADGAGGQNGVWRTQITTNVDSTLPVDWPPVDPSLAHPIEGDFQNAGVDDASLYTITASTNGLARYPASNFNGEMENNLLAASFNGNIYRVKLNAQGTLNSNSDVSVLATGFGAVPLDVTAQADDEIFPGTIWAATYGSNAITIFEPQDFSSCTGVYSTSLDEDNDGYSNADEMDNGTNPCSGASFPADNDQSLIGGYKVSDLNDPDDDDDGLADSLDYFALDASNGAGLSLAFDYPLLNGDPGFGLYGLGFTGFMSNQQEDYLDLYYHEDNSATEIIAGGAVGLLSFNDVPEGSPVGPANSLKNGFQFGMDLAQAQLPFEIETALVGPIFQGNPQGDQFHAFYIGKGDQDNFILYGIRANNGNPMLSIWIEENGGTSRLDYALSGLTSAAEISLYLELNPLSQSIQAKINLGNGKQDVGSAIAFPSFLQNLFQNQEALAIGVAAGKSSGTASFNATYDFIKANFQANTLSGDWSFVHDGSNCQWNGGTGSCPQGRHEASYVQAGKYFVLIGGREHGSNANLYDPSTGLWKEGAAPPFNLHHYQAVELDGLIYAVAGMTGSFPNEQPLSHIYIYDPLADAWHQGAEIPASRRRGSAGVVVYQDKIYVLGGIQQGHISGWVPWFDAYDPHTNTWSTLADAPRERDHFHALVANGKLYAAGGRKTGFSGTFGATIPEVDVYDFASSTWSTLPNNLPNPQAGASVALIGNELILIGGENSSSQASNLSQALNLSDASWRYLDTLNVGRHGTQAIVNQQAIYLASGSPNQGGGQLESHEVFSFGAVQSPSLQADTRSVLSGPIAIDFGSLAAGQNAQSTFYLKSKNGTQALIIDSLSLATADFNWQSNYTFPIHLAAGDSLAINLSAVANQTSFDTLKVYSTASNSEFSIPVSVEVETVDAIRINCGGPQYQAQNGNLFEGDNYFLNGSNYSTQNSISGTQDEQIYQTERWASNLAYSIPVEANGRYQLNLHFAEIYAPNFVTGARVFDINAEGQLIDAALDIYDTVGGYTAHILSYSVEINDGSLDLSLVGLADNAKLSAIELMPSAAGLELSASSYHFQTLATGSIDSATLSINNASSQLLSIDSIRVQGAQASDFSHNLNAGTAIPSAYSQNIKVYFHPQGSVPVVRSAQMQIYYGGEALPLILNLSGEAACPAAGLSCDDGNPTTLNDTTDGSCNCAGEVITPPAFSLNINCGGGALVSPVSGKSYLADQYNIGGYTHSYSDGVANTQDSALYSTARIGRNMSYNIPVPQAGTYEVRLHFAELQKWLMGSGRRVFDISLEGQLVFDDLDIYNLAGGGAKAYSATATVVVTDGVLNIQTAASVDNSVLVAIDLSSYNPSYQDPYLSQDQLSISTTVGGQDSASFYWLNADGQSRQIDSLRITGNAAAYVQSQIAIGQLVNAGDSILGYLHFQAPSQAFSGSAKIWYYSNSDSLEQDLSVQAQCLAAGTTCDDGDASTQNDIEDGNCNCAGTPINPGPSEFSININCGGAALTSPITGKVYLADQYNIGGYTHSYSNGVANTQDSALFSTARIGRNMSYHVPLPESGEYEISLHFAELQGWLMGAGRRVFDISVEGNLIIDDLDIFTAAGGGASAYTETFKVNVNDGQLDINTAASVDNSLLVAIEIRKTSTMPVASRNWYLSDSALSITMAAGALDSLDFYVVNKDTVARTIDSVLASGNALSYLQFADISGHVISAGDSLLQRMYFQAPSQNLNQASAELYYYSAGDMLQQNILLNSSCPAAGLACDDGDSSTQNDISDGNCGCSGQPVNQAFSINVNCGGPAHISPITGISYLADQYNIGGYTHSYTKGVANTQDSTLYSTCRIGRNMAYYIPVPEPAMYEVTLHFAELQGWLMGPARRVFDISAEGQLVLDDIDIYSLSGDGATAYSTSFPVEVLDGELALNTAASVDNSLLVAIEVKAGASAKTSLGMQQSELQTSIYPNPLGQGQSLHLELPNDKEVQVQIFNLQGALIFQSSLRGSYRYELADLNLNSGLYLLRLNQGASASEHKLMVP, encoded by the coding sequence ATGACATTTACTCTGCCAGCTCAGGTGAACTTTAGTTCCGGTGGCTTAAGCGGAGTTTCCATCACCAATCCTACATCTTTGGATTTTGGTCCCGATGGTCGCCTTTACGTTTCGGTGCAAAGCGGTGAAATCTATGCTTATACCGTGCAACGCCAATCGAATGGTACTTATCAAGTATTGTCTACTGAAACGATTCTGGCCATTAAGCAAATTCAGAATCACAATGATGATGGCACCTTGCATGCTACCGTCCAAAGGCAAATCACTGGTTTATTGGTGGATGGAACAGCTGGTCAGCCTATCATTTATGTTGCCAGCAGCGATTACCGTATTGGCGGCGGTGGTGGTGGTTCGGATAAAAATTTGGACTCCAACTCGGGTATGATTTCTAAACTTATTTGGGATGGAACTACTTGGCAGCGCATTGATCTGGTGCGAGGTTTGGCGCGTTCCGAGGAGAACCATGCGACCAATGGTCTGCAATTAGACAAGCAAAATAATATTCTCTATATCGCAGCGGGTGGTAACACCAATGCCGGCTCGCCTTCCAACAACTTTGCCTTTTTAAATGAATACGCCCTTTCGGCGGCGATTTTATCCGTAGATCTTAATGTGTTGGATGCCATGCCCGTATTAACCGATGCGCAAGGTGCACAATATGTTTACGACTTACCAACCCTGGATGACCCCACTCGTGCCAATGCCAATGGTATTGATGATCCTAATCAAGCGGGTTATGATGGTATAGATATTAATGACCCCTTTGGTGGTAATGATGGACTAAATCAGGCCAAGTGGGTAGTGAATGGACCGGTACAAGTTTACGCTTCGGGTTTCCGCAATGCCTATGATATTGTATTGATGGAGGATGGCCGCATGTACACCTGGGATAATGGCGCCAACCAGGGCTGGGGTGGTCATCCCGATAATGAAGGGGTGGGAACTGCTACCAATAAATGGGTGGTGGGAGAACCAGGTTCAACCGGTCCCGGACCCAATGATGCCATGGTGAATAATAAAGACGGACTGCATTTTATCAGCGGAGCCGGATACTATGGTGGTCACCCTAATCCTGTTCGGGCCAATCCGCTGGGAGCGGGCTTATTCACTCACGATCATGCAGATGGAGCAGGTGGTCAGAATGGTGTTTGGCGTACCCAGATTACAACCAATGTTGATAGTACTTTACCTGTAGATTGGCCTCCGGTTGATCCCAGTTTGGCACATCCTATTGAGGGTGATTTCCAAAATGCCGGAGTGGATGATGCTTCACTTTATACGATAACTGCTTCTACCAATGGTTTGGCGAGGTACCCCGCCAGCAACTTTAATGGTGAAATGGAGAATAATCTCCTGGCGGCCAGCTTTAACGGGAATATTTATCGCGTTAAGCTTAATGCCCAGGGAACTCTAAATAGCAATTCCGATGTTAGCGTTTTAGCCACCGGTTTTGGGGCAGTGCCGCTGGATGTTACCGCTCAGGCGGATGATGAGATTTTCCCCGGAACCATTTGGGCTGCTACTTATGGCTCGAATGCGATTACCATTTTTGAACCTCAGGATTTTAGTTCCTGCACCGGAGTGTACAGCACTAGCCTCGATGAGGATAATGATGGCTACAGCAATGCCGATGAAATGGATAATGGCACCAATCCTTGTAGCGGTGCCAGTTTCCCGGCGGATAATGATCAGAGCTTAATTGGTGGATATAAGGTCAGCGATTTGAATGATCCTGATGATGACGATGATGGCCTGGCCGATAGCCTCGATTATTTCGCTTTGGATGCCAGCAATGGTGCCGGACTTAGCCTGGCTTTTGATTATCCGCTTTTAAATGGCGATCCAGGCTTTGGACTTTACGGTTTGGGCTTTACTGGTTTTATGAGCAATCAGCAAGAGGATTACCTCGATCTTTATTATCATGAGGATAATAGTGCCACTGAGATTATTGCCGGTGGGGCGGTTGGCTTACTCTCCTTTAACGATGTTCCAGAAGGTAGTCCGGTAGGACCTGCCAATAGTTTGAAAAATGGTTTTCAATTTGGAATGGACCTGGCTCAGGCGCAATTGCCCTTTGAAATTGAAACTGCCTTGGTAGGACCCATTTTTCAGGGCAATCCTCAGGGAGATCAGTTCCATGCTTTTTACATTGGAAAAGGGGATCAGGATAATTTTATCCTCTATGGAATCCGGGCCAATAATGGCAATCCCATGCTTAGCATTTGGATAGAGGAGAATGGCGGGACTAGTCGCTTGGATTATGCTCTTAGCGGTCTGACTTCTGCCGCGGAGATTTCCCTCTATTTGGAATTGAATCCTCTAAGTCAAAGTATTCAGGCGAAAATCAATTTAGGCAATGGCAAGCAAGATGTAGGATCAGCTATAGCTTTCCCAAGCTTTTTGCAAAACCTATTTCAAAATCAAGAAGCCTTAGCGATTGGAGTCGCCGCTGGAAAATCAAGCGGAACCGCATCCTTTAATGCTACCTATGATTTCATCAAAGCTAATTTTCAAGCGAATACCCTTAGTGGAGATTGGAGCTTCGTGCATGATGGCAGCAATTGCCAATGGAATGGCGGCACCGGATCTTGTCCCCAGGGTCGTCATGAAGCCTCTTATGTTCAGGCTGGAAAATATTTTGTTTTAATTGGTGGTCGTGAGCATGGTTCCAATGCGAATTTATACGATCCCAGCACCGGTTTATGGAAGGAAGGGGCCGCCCCGCCTTTCAATTTGCATCATTATCAAGCGGTAGAATTGGATGGTTTAATTTATGCCGTAGCTGGAATGACAGGTTCCTTCCCCAATGAACAGCCCCTAAGCCATATTTACATTTATGATCCTTTGGCCGATGCCTGGCATCAGGGTGCTGAAATACCGGCCAGCCGCAGGAGAGGTAGCGCCGGGGTAGTGGTTTATCAAGATAAAATTTATGTGCTCGGAGGAATACAGCAGGGTCATATTAGTGGCTGGGTGCCCTGGTTTGATGCCTATGATCCTCATACTAATACCTGGTCCACTTTGGCGGATGCCCCTCGGGAAAGAGATCACTTCCACGCTTTAGTGGCCAATGGAAAACTCTATGCCGCTGGCGGTAGAAAAACCGGATTTAGTGGCACTTTCGGCGCTACCATTCCCGAGGTAGATGTGTATGATTTTGCCTCTTCAACTTGGTCTACCTTGCCTAATAATTTACCCAATCCTCAAGCAGGAGCTTCTGTGGCTTTAATAGGCAATGAGCTGATTTTGATAGGAGGGGAGAATTCCAGTTCTCAGGCCAGTAATTTAAGTCAGGCCTTAAACTTAAGTGATGCCAGTTGGCGCTATCTCGATACCTTGAATGTAGGTCGCCATGGTACCCAAGCCATTGTAAATCAACAAGCGATTTATCTGGCCAGTGGCTCTCCCAATCAGGGTGGTGGTCAATTAGAAAGTCATGAAGTGTTTAGCTTCGGAGCGGTTCAAAGTCCCAGCTTGCAGGCCGATACTCGCAGTGTTTTGAGTGGCCCAATAGCGATAGATTTCGGCAGCTTAGCGGCTGGGCAAAATGCACAAAGCACTTTTTACCTAAAAAGTAAAAATGGAACCCAAGCCCTGATTATTGATTCCCTGAGTTTAGCTACGGCTGATTTCAATTGGCAAAGCAATTACACTTTCCCTATCCATTTGGCGGCAGGGGATAGTCTGGCCATCAATTTAAGTGCAGTCGCTAATCAGACTAGCTTTGATACTTTGAAGGTGTACAGCACCGCCAGCAATTCAGAATTTTCCATTCCGGTTTCGGTAGAAGTAGAAACAGTAGATGCCATTCGCATCAATTGCGGTGGCCCGCAGTATCAAGCACAAAATGGGAATCTCTTCGAAGGGGATAATTACTTCTTAAATGGCAGTAATTATTCTACCCAAAATAGCATTAGCGGAACTCAAGATGAGCAAATCTACCAAACCGAACGTTGGGCTTCTAATCTAGCTTATAGCATTCCGGTAGAGGCTAATGGTCGCTATCAACTGAATTTACATTTTGCTGAAATCTATGCTCCTAATTTTGTGACCGGGGCCAGGGTATTCGATATTAATGCCGAGGGGCAATTAATTGATGCCGCTTTGGATATATACGATACGGTGGGTGGTTATACGGCTCATATTTTAAGCTATAGTGTAGAGATTAATGATGGCAGCCTGGATTTAAGTTTAGTAGGCCTGGCCGATAATGCTAAACTTTCGGCCATTGAATTGATGCCAAGTGCAGCTGGACTTGAACTCAGCGCTAGTTCCTATCATTTTCAAACTTTAGCCACGGGAAGTATTGATAGTGCAACTTTGAGCATTAACAATGCCAGCAGTCAGCTTTTGAGTATAGATTCTATTCGCGTGCAGGGAGCGCAAGCCAGCGATTTTAGTCATAATCTAAATGCTGGAACCGCAATTCCATCGGCCTACAGCCAGAACATTAAAGTGTATTTCCACCCTCAAGGTTCTGTGCCCGTGGTGCGCAGTGCGCAAATGCAAATCTACTATGGTGGTGAGGCATTGCCTTTAATCCTCAATTTATCTGGAGAAGCGGCTTGTCCGGCAGCGGGCTTAAGCTGTGATGATGGCAATCCTACTACCCTCAATGATACTACTGATGGTAGTTGCAATTGTGCCGGAGAAGTGATTACACCGCCCGCCTTCAGTTTGAACATCAATTGTGGAGGAGGTGCTTTAGTAAGTCCGGTTAGCGGTAAAAGCTATCTAGCCGATCAATACAATATTGGGGGCTATACGCATAGCTATAGCGATGGCGTGGCCAATACCCAAGATTCGGCATTGTACAGCACCGCTCGTATTGGTCGCAATATGAGTTATAATATTCCCGTACCTCAAGCAGGAACTTATGAAGTCCGTTTGCATTTTGCTGAATTGCAAAAGTGGCTCATGGGCAGTGGTCGTAGGGTATTTGATATTTCTCTGGAAGGTCAATTGGTATTTGATGATCTCGATATCTACAATTTAGCTGGTGGGGGAGCCAAGGCTTATTCGGCTACCGCTACAGTTGTGGTGACGGATGGAGTTTTGAATATTCAAACTGCGGCTAGTGTGGATAATAGTGTCTTGGTGGCTATTGATTTGAGTTCTTATAATCCTAGCTATCAGGATCCTTATCTGTCGCAAGATCAACTAAGCATAAGTACCACTGTAGGAGGTCAGGATTCTGCCAGTTTCTATTGGCTAAATGCCGATGGGCAAAGTCGACAAATTGATTCCTTGCGTATTACCGGCAATGCTGCGGCTTATGTACAAAGTCAGATAGCAATTGGGCAGCTGGTAAATGCCGGAGATTCTATTTTGGGTTATTTGCATTTCCAGGCGCCCAGCCAAGCTTTTAGCGGATCTGCTAAAATTTGGTACTACAGTAATAGCGATAGTCTGGAGCAAGATCTATCAGTGCAGGCGCAGTGTTTGGCAGCCGGAACCACTTGTGATGATGGTGATGCCTCTACCCAAAATGATATAGAAGACGGGAATTGTAATTGCGCCGGTACCCCTATTAATCCTGGCCCTAGCGAGTTTAGCATAAACATTAATTGTGGTGGTGCGGCCCTAACCAGTCCCATCACCGGAAAGGTGTATCTGGCCGATCAATACAATATTGGTGGTTATACCCATTCTTATAGCAATGGAGTGGCTAACACTCAGGATTCGGCGCTCTTTAGTACCGCTCGCATTGGTCGTAATATGAGCTATCATGTACCCCTGCCCGAAAGCGGTGAATATGAAATTAGCCTGCACTTTGCTGAGTTGCAAGGTTGGTTGATGGGGGCAGGCCGACGAGTGTTCGACATTAGTGTGGAAGGGAATTTAATTATTGATGATCTGGATATTTTCACCGCTGCGGGTGGAGGGGCAAGCGCTTATACCGAAACCTTTAAAGTGAATGTGAACGATGGTCAATTGGATATTAATACCGCTGCCAGTGTAGATAATAGCCTCTTGGTAGCGATTGAAATTCGTAAAACGAGTACTATGCCGGTTGCAAGTCGTAACTGGTATCTCAGTGATTCGGCCTTAAGCATTACTATGGCAGCAGGAGCCCTCGATTCCCTTGATTTTTATGTGGTAAATAAGGATACTGTCGCTCGCACAATCGATTCGGTTTTAGCCAGCGGCAATGCTCTTTCTTATTTACAATTTGCAGATATCAGCGGCCATGTAATCTCGGCTGGCGATTCGCTTTTACAGCGGATGTATTTCCAGGCTCCGAGCCAGAATTTAAATCAGGCCTCAGCCGAATTATACTATTACAGTGCTGGAGATATGCTTCAGCAAAATATACTATTGAATAGTAGCTGCCCGGCGGCAGGCCTGGCTTGTGATGATGGCGATTCAAGTACCCAGAATGATATTAGCGATGGTAATTGTGGATGCAGTGGCCAGCCCGTTAATCAGGCTTTTAGCATTAATGTAAACTGTGGCGGGCCGGCTCATATCAGTCCGATTACAGGCATTAGCTACCTGGCAGATCAATACAATATCGGGGGTTATACTCATAGTTATACTAAGGGAGTGGCGAATACTCAGGATTCTACTCTGTACAGCACATGTAGAATTGGTCGGAACATGGCTTATTATATTCCGGTGCCCGAGCCAGCGATGTATGAGGTTACGCTCCATTTTGCCGAATTACAAGGTTGGCTGATGGGTCCTGCTCGCAGGGTTTTCGATATTAGTGCCGAAGGGCAATTGGTGCTGGATGATATTGATATTTACAGCCTTAGTGGTGATGGAGCAACCGCCTATAGCACCAGCTTCCCAGTGGAAGTATTGGATGGTGAATTGGCCTTAAATACAGCGGCAAGTGTCGACAACAGTTTGTTGGTGGCCATAGAAGTTAAAGCCGGAGCATCTGCCAAAACTAGCTTGGGAATGCAGCAGAGTGAATTGCAGACTAGCATTTACCCTAATCCCTTGGGGCAAGGGCAAAGCTTGCATCTTGAGCTTCCGAATGATAAGGAAGTCCAAGTACAAATTTTCAATCTGCAAGGCGCTTTGATTTTTCAGAGCAGCCTGAGAGGTTCTTATAGGTACGAATTAGCCGACCTGAATTTAAATTCAGGATTATACCTGCTACGCCTCAATCAAGGGGCAAGTGCAAGTGAGCACAAGCTTATGGTGCCTTAA